Genomic window (Bradyrhizobium sp. 186):
AGCATGGGCGTGGGTTTGGGCGTGAGCGTCGGCGTCCTCGATCATTTCAACATCCGGACCCGGAATCTGGCCGAGACGGTCCGCTTCTACGAGGACGTGCTGGGCCTGGAAAAAGGCGCCCGGCCGAATTTCGCCTTCCCGGGCGCCTGGATGTACAGCGAGGGCAAGCCGGTGGTGCACCTCGTCGATATTTCCCCGACCTCGGAGCCACAAAAGCCGGATTCCGGCGTTGTCCACCACGTCGCCTTCGTCAGCCGCGGCTTTGACGGCATGAAGCAGCGGCTCGCCTCCAAGGGGATGCAATTCGACTCCCGTCAGGTGCCCGGCGGCGACCTCTGGCAGATCTTCGTCCACGACCCCAACGGGGTGATGATCGAGCTCAATTACGAGGCGGCCAAGGAGCAGGGTGCTGCGCCCGCCGAGATGGCTGACGATATCGGCAGGCAGTAGCCTTTTTGGCGTTTCCGCTCTAATGGGGCACATCTTGAATTCAGGAGATGCGCTTTGAGCGTGACACAGCAACAGGTTCTCGACAGCCTTAGCCGGATCAAGTCGCCGCGCGGGGTCGCGCTCACCAATGCCGATGTGCTGAGCGCGATCAGCGCGTCCGATGGCAAGGTGTTCTTCTCGATCAATGTCGATGCCGCCGAGGCGCGGGCCTGGGAAACCGTCCGGGCCGAAGCGGAGGCCGCCGTGCGCGCCATTCCCGGTGTTACCACCGCGATGGTGGCGCTCACCGCTGAGCGTAAGGCCGGCGCCGCACCACCACCGCCGCCAACGCCCAGCCGCGGCTCGCCGGGCGTGCAGCCGGTCCATGCCCATAAGCCGCCGCAGGGCGGCACCTCGCCGATGGCGCGGCAGTCCGAGATTCCGGGCGTCGCCGCCGTGATCGCAGTTGCCTCGGGCAAGGGCGGCGTCGGCAAATCGACCACCGCGCTCAATCTGGCGCTGGGCTTGCGCGACCTTGGGCTGAAGGTCGGGCTGCTCGACGCCGACATCTACGGCCCCTCGGTGCCGCGGCTGACCGGCCTGCATGAGAAGCCGGAGCTGAACAGCGAGCGCAAGATGATTCCGCTCAGGCGTTTCGGCCTCGCGATCATGTCGATCGGCTTCCTCGTCGAGGAAGAAACCGCGATGATCTGGCGCGGACCGATGGTGATGTCGGCGGTGACGCAGATGCTGCGCGATGTCGAATGGGGCGAACTCGACGTGCTCGTCGTCGACATGCCGCCCGGCACCGGCGATGCCCAGCTCACGCTGGCGCAGAACGTGCCGCTGAAGGGCGCTGTCATCATCTCGACCCCGCAGGACCTGTCTCTGATCGACGCGCGGCGGGGGCTTGCGATGTTCAGGAAGGTCAACGTGCCCGTGCTCGGCATCGTCGAGAACATGAGCTACTTCCAGTGCCCGCATTGCGGCACGAAGTCGGACATTTTCGGTCATGGTGGGGCGCGGCACGAGGCCGAGAAGCTCGGAGTACCGTTCCTGGGCGAGATCCCCCTGCACATGGCGATTCGCGCCAGCTCGGATGCCGGTAACCCCGTGGTCGACAGCGAGCCGGACGGGCCCCATGCGGCGATCTACCGCGTGATCGCCGGTCAGGTCCGGGACCAGCTCAAGGGCGTGATCGCCGCGGCCTGAGCCGGCCTTCCGGGGGACATGCGACTTTTGTCGAGCCCCGTCATGCCAATGTCGCGTTCCGAAAGCGGGGCTTCCGTGTTAAAGGCCCACGGCAGTCAA
Coding sequences:
- a CDS encoding VOC family protein; translated protein: MGVGLGVSVGVLDHFNIRTRNLAETVRFYEDVLGLEKGARPNFAFPGAWMYSEGKPVVHLVDISPTSEPQKPDSGVVHHVAFVSRGFDGMKQRLASKGMQFDSRQVPGGDLWQIFVHDPNGVMIELNYEAAKEQGAAPAEMADDIGRQ
- a CDS encoding Mrp/NBP35 family ATP-binding protein, with product MSVTQQQVLDSLSRIKSPRGVALTNADVLSAISASDGKVFFSINVDAAEARAWETVRAEAEAAVRAIPGVTTAMVALTAERKAGAAPPPPPTPSRGSPGVQPVHAHKPPQGGTSPMARQSEIPGVAAVIAVASGKGGVGKSTTALNLALGLRDLGLKVGLLDADIYGPSVPRLTGLHEKPELNSERKMIPLRRFGLAIMSIGFLVEEETAMIWRGPMVMSAVTQMLRDVEWGELDVLVVDMPPGTGDAQLTLAQNVPLKGAVIISTPQDLSLIDARRGLAMFRKVNVPVLGIVENMSYFQCPHCGTKSDIFGHGGARHEAEKLGVPFLGEIPLHMAIRASSDAGNPVVDSEPDGPHAAIYRVIAGQVRDQLKGVIAAA